In Bombus fervidus isolate BK054 chromosome 13, iyBomFerv1, whole genome shotgun sequence, a single genomic region encodes these proteins:
- the LOC139993636 gene encoding uncharacterized protein isoform X1, protein MIGAMHHPLRGRILLALFILLSTFALLSKAVAFPDWTDCPATCRCKWTSGKKSALCYNASLTSLPANLDPDMQVLDLSGNKIPALQSEIFKRSGLVNLQRVFLRNAGIYKIHADSFRDMRILVEIDLSDNHVEMLEPDTFLGNERLRILILSGNPLGKLRSHQFPILQHLRNLELQRCSLSEIHGEAFVHLTGLESLRLDHNELEYLDVSVISSLPRLKTLTLDGNQWSCDCRLRDFRIWLIPSRPSKLYSVPQVCSSPMRLEGRKWEDVKPVEFACEPEVFVLASSIQEETNGNLSLACLATGDPEPEVWWQLNGGPVNATKLNEQTYSGTYVAYATSDVDMAYNERVPSSSRLTDRWNNLTVYNASDGDAGEYSCFAKNIAGLARDTVSVAIPRVYTAPTLSQSDNWLLWVSLAGGGAAALCASISAVLLALCVCGGTRRQRAREKVKLQGSTSFGDQEKKLLDLSVTTTTPGNSNDRGSGHGSIVEACSTGDLELAERGSICDPMSAATVTVERLRPEVSSGSVTAMRAVPCAAMFPPPPPEFTSGVLPAGIFGNIFISVSMPQDSSDRCYPDLLDIPVHGTSGVVNKTTSALPAASSVSSFATLPRRALRSSDLCSPYDNMGPRVTANGSSAFSLTDADLRLSPPPPPRIIQPPHEFVSL, encoded by the coding sequence ATGATAGGGGCAATGCACCACCCTCTGCGAGGGCGCATTCTGCTGGCCCTCTTCATTCTGCTCAGCACATTCGCGTTGCTCTCTAAAGCGGTCGCGTTCCCGGACTGGACCGATTGTCCTGCTACGTGCCGTTGTAAGTGGACATCCGGCAAAAAATCCGCCCTATGCTACAATGCTAGCCTAACCTCGCTCCCCGCCAATTTGGACCCTGACATGCAGGTCCTCGACCTGTCTGGAAACAAAATTCCCGCGTTGCAATCAGAGATCTTTAAACGTTCCGGCCTAGTGAATCTGCAGAGAGTCTTCCTGAGGAACGCtggaatttataaaatccaCGCAGACTCTTTCAGAGACATGAGGATCTTAGTAGAAATCGATCTCTCCGATAATCACGTGGAGATGCTGGAACCAGACACTTTTTTGGGCAACGAAAGACTGAGGATCCTGATCTTAAGCGGGAATCCATTGGGCAAGCTGAGAAGCCACCAGTTCCCGATTCTGCAACATCTGAGGAACTTGGAATTGCAGAGATGCTCCTTATCCGAGATTCATGGAGAAGCATTTGTCCATCTGACCGGTTTAGAGTCACTGAGGTTAGATCACAACGAATTGGAGTATCTGGATGTATCGGTGATATCAAGTTTGCCACGTTTGAAAACTCTAACACTAGATGGTAACCAGTGGAGTTGCGATTGCAGACTTAGAGATTTCCGAATCTGGCTGATCCCTAGCAGACCTAGCAAACTGTACTCCGTGCCTCAAGTGTGTTCGTCACCGATGAGACTGGAAGGTCGCAAGTGGGAAGATGTGAAGCCAGTAGAGTTTGCCTGTGAGCCTGAAGTGTTCGTGTTGGCCAGTAGTATTCAGGAAGAGACTAATGGAAACCTGAGCCTGGCCTGCCTAGCCACGGGGGATCCAGAGCCTGAAGTTTGGTGGCAACTAAATGGAGGTCCAGTAAACGCGACtaaattaaacgaacaaaCTTATTCGGGAACCTATGTGGCCTACGCAACATCTGACGTCGATATGGCCTACAACGAGCGAGTCCCATCTTCCAGTAGACTCACCGATAGGTGGAACAACTTGACCGTCTACAACGCCAGTGATGGTGACGCTGGGGAATACTCTTGTTTTGCCAAAAATATAGCCGGTCTTGCCAGGGATACCGTCAGTGTCGCTATTCCGCGGGTGTACACGGCACCCACACTCTCCCAGAGCGATAACTGGTTGCTCTGGGTGAGTTTGGCCGGTGGGGGAGCTGCTGCGTTGTGTGCTTCCATTTCTGCGGTTCTGTTGGCTTTGTGCGTGTGTGGTGGTACTCGACGACAACGTGCTCGAGAAAAGGTGAAGCTTCAGGGGAGCACTAGTTTCGGTGACCAAGAGAAGAAGCTTCTGGATCTGTCTGTGACTACCACGACACCTGGAAATAGCAACGATCGAGGCAGTGGTCACGGCAGCATAGTGGAAGCTTGTAGCACGGGTGATCTGGAACTGGCAGAGAGAGGGTCCATTTGCGACCCCATGAGCGCTGCCACTGTTACCGTAGAGAGACTACGTCCAGAGGTGAGCAGTGGCTCCGTGACCGCTATGAGAGCTGTACCGTGCGCCGCCATGTTCCCACCACCGCCACCAGAATTCACTAGTGGCGTCCTACCAGCTGGAATCTTCGGGAACATCTTTATCTCCGTGTCAATGCCCCAGGATTCTTCCGATCGTTGTTACCCCGATCTTTTGGACATTCCTGTTCATGGCACTAGCGGTGTGGTGAACAAAACGACTTCGGCTCTTCCGGCGGCCAGCAGCGTGTCTAGCTTCGCGACGCTGCCGCGACGAGCGCTACGATCCAGCGACCTCTGTTCGCCTTACGACAATATGGGGCCCCGCGTAACGGCCAACGGGAGTTCCGCGTTCTCGCTAACGGACGCGGACCTGCGATTATCGCCGCCACCGCCACCTCGAATCATACAACCGCCACACGAGTTTGTATCCCTATGA
- the LOC139993636 gene encoding uncharacterized protein isoform X2: MIGAMHHPLRGRILLALFILLSTFALLSKAVAFPDWTDCPATCRCKWTSGKKSALCYNASLTSLPANLDPDMQVLDLSGNKIPALQSEIFKRSGLVNLQRVFLRNAGIYKIHADSFRDMRILVEIDLSDNHVEMLEPDTFLGNERLRILILSGNPLGKLRSHQFPILQHLRNLELQRCSLSEIHGEAFVHLTGLESLRLDHNELEYLDVSVISSLPRLKTLTLDGNQWSCDCRLRDFRIWLIPSRPSKLYSVPQVCSSPMRLEGRKWEDVKPVEFACEPEVFVLASSIQEETNGNLSLACLATGDPEPEVWWQLNGGPVNATKLNEQTYSGTYVAYATSDVDMAYNERVPSSSRLTDRWNNLTVYNASDGDAGEYSCFAKNIAGLARDTVSVAIPRVYTAPTLSQSDNWLLWVSLAGGGAAALCASISAVLLALCVCGGTRRQRAREKVKLQGSTSFGDQEKKLLDLSVTTTTPGNSNDRGSGHGSIVEACSTGDLELAERGSICDPMSAATVTVERLRPELYSTEPSTCVNVPQPMDTINWTRAVSKTSPLVSVCSLV, encoded by the exons ATGATAGGGGCAATGCACCACCCTCTGCGAGGGCGCATTCTGCTGGCCCTCTTCATTCTGCTCAGCACATTCGCGTTGCTCTCTAAAGCGGTCGCGTTCCCGGACTGGACCGATTGTCCTGCTACGTGCCGTTGTAAGTGGACATCCGGCAAAAAATCCGCCCTATGCTACAATGCTAGCCTAACCTCGCTCCCCGCCAATTTGGACCCTGACATGCAGGTCCTCGACCTGTCTGGAAACAAAATTCCCGCGTTGCAATCAGAGATCTTTAAACGTTCCGGCCTAGTGAATCTGCAGAGAGTCTTCCTGAGGAACGCtggaatttataaaatccaCGCAGACTCTTTCAGAGACATGAGGATCTTAGTAGAAATCGATCTCTCCGATAATCACGTGGAGATGCTGGAACCAGACACTTTTTTGGGCAACGAAAGACTGAGGATCCTGATCTTAAGCGGGAATCCATTGGGCAAGCTGAGAAGCCACCAGTTCCCGATTCTGCAACATCTGAGGAACTTGGAATTGCAGAGATGCTCCTTATCCGAGATTCATGGAGAAGCATTTGTCCATCTGACCGGTTTAGAGTCACTGAGGTTAGATCACAACGAATTGGAGTATCTGGATGTATCGGTGATATCAAGTTTGCCACGTTTGAAAACTCTAACACTAGATGGTAACCAGTGGAGTTGCGATTGCAGACTTAGAGATTTCCGAATCTGGCTGATCCCTAGCAGACCTAGCAAACTGTACTCCGTGCCTCAAGTGTGTTCGTCACCGATGAGACTGGAAGGTCGCAAGTGGGAAGATGTGAAGCCAGTAGAGTTTGCCTGTGAGCCTGAAGTGTTCGTGTTGGCCAGTAGTATTCAGGAAGAGACTAATGGAAACCTGAGCCTGGCCTGCCTAGCCACGGGGGATCCAGAGCCTGAAGTTTGGTGGCAACTAAATGGAGGTCCAGTAAACGCGACtaaattaaacgaacaaaCTTATTCGGGAACCTATGTGGCCTACGCAACATCTGACGTCGATATGGCCTACAACGAGCGAGTCCCATCTTCCAGTAGACTCACCGATAGGTGGAACAACTTGACCGTCTACAACGCCAGTGATGGTGACGCTGGGGAATACTCTTGTTTTGCCAAAAATATAGCCGGTCTTGCCAGGGATACCGTCAGTGTCGCTATTCCGCGGGTGTACACGGCACCCACACTCTCCCAGAGCGATAACTGGTTGCTCTGGGTGAGTTTGGCCGGTGGGGGAGCTGCTGCGTTGTGTGCTTCCATTTCTGCGGTTCTGTTGGCTTTGTGCGTGTGTGGTGGTACTCGACGACAACGTGCTCGAGAAAAGGTGAAGCTTCAGGGGAGCACTAGTTTCGGTGACCAAGAGAAGAAGCTTCTGGATCTGTCTGTGACTACCACGACACCTGGAAATAGCAACGATCGAGGCAGTGGTCACGGCAGCATAGTGGAAGCTTGTAGCACGGGTGATCTGGAACTGGCAGAGAGAGGGTCCATTTGCGACCCCATGAGCGCTGCCACTGTTACCGTAGAGAGACTACGTCCAGAG CTATATTCCACGGAACCATCGACTTGCGTCAACGTTCCTCAACCCATGGATACAATCAACTGGACACGTGCAGTTTCTAAGACGAGCCCCCTCGTGTCTGTATGTTCGCTTGTCTAA